A genomic stretch from Ficedula albicollis isolate OC2 chromosome 4A, FicAlb1.5, whole genome shotgun sequence includes:
- the MOSPD1 gene encoding motile sperm domain-containing protein 1 isoform X1, producing MQQQKRQPELVEGNLPVFVFPTELIFYADDQSTHKQVLTLYNPYEFALKFKVLCTTPNKYAVVDATGAVKPQCCVDIVIRHRDVRASYYGVIDKFRLQVSEQSQRKALGKKEIIATLLPSAKEQQQQKEEEEKRIKEHLAESVFFEQTLCQPENRTASSGPSLLTVFLGVVCVAALMLPTLGEMESLVPLYLHLSVNQKLVAAYVLDLKNSHTKLNSPVPLPGRNEDLKEKS from the exons ATGCAGCAACAAAAAAGACAGCCAGAGTTAGTGGAAGGAAATCttcctgtttttgtttttcctacaGAACTTATATTTTATGCAGATGACCAGTCAACACACAAGCAGGTGTTGACTCTATATAACCCCTATGAGTTTGCCTTAAAATTCAAAG TTCTTTGTACAACTCCAAATAAATATGCAGTGGTGGATGCTACTGGTGCAGTGAAGCCTCAGTGCTGTGTTGATAT TGTGATTCGTCACAGAGACGTTCGGGCTTCTTACTATGGTGTCATAGATAAATTCCGTCTCCAAGTGtctgagcagagccagaggaaaGCATTAGGGAAAAAGGAGATTATTGCTACTCTGCTTCCATCTGCAAAggaacaacaacagcaaaaggaagaggaggaaaaacgAATAAAAGAACACCTGGCTGAAAGTGTCTTTTTTGAGCAGACTTTGTGTCAACCAG aaaacagaactgcCTCGTCGGGACCTAGTTTACTCACAGTCTTCCTTGGAGTGGTGTGTGTCGCAGCACTAATGCTACCTACATTGGGGGAAATGGAATCCCTGGTGCCTCTCTACCTCCACTTAAGTGTGAATCAAAAGTTAGTAGCTGCTTATGTTTTAG ATTTGAAGAACAGTCACACTAAACTCAATTCTCCTGTCCCACTACCTGGCAGAAATGaggatttaaaggaaaagagcTAG
- the MOSPD1 gene encoding motile sperm domain-containing protein 1 isoform X2 gives MQQQKRQPELVEGNLPVFVFPTELIFYADDQSTHKQVLTLYNPYEFALKFKVLCTTPNKYAVVDATGAVKPQCCVDIVIRHRDVRASYYGVIDKFRLQVSEQSQRKALGKKEIIATLLPSAKEQQQQKEEEEKRIKEHLAESVFFEQTLCQPENRTASSGPSLLTVFLGVVCVAALMLPTLGEMESLVPLYLHLSVNQKLVAAYVLGLITMVILRT, from the exons ATGCAGCAACAAAAAAGACAGCCAGAGTTAGTGGAAGGAAATCttcctgtttttgtttttcctacaGAACTTATATTTTATGCAGATGACCAGTCAACACACAAGCAGGTGTTGACTCTATATAACCCCTATGAGTTTGCCTTAAAATTCAAAG TTCTTTGTACAACTCCAAATAAATATGCAGTGGTGGATGCTACTGGTGCAGTGAAGCCTCAGTGCTGTGTTGATAT TGTGATTCGTCACAGAGACGTTCGGGCTTCTTACTATGGTGTCATAGATAAATTCCGTCTCCAAGTGtctgagcagagccagaggaaaGCATTAGGGAAAAAGGAGATTATTGCTACTCTGCTTCCATCTGCAAAggaacaacaacagcaaaaggaagaggaggaaaaacgAATAAAAGAACACCTGGCTGAAAGTGTCTTTTTTGAGCAGACTTTGTGTCAACCAG aaaacagaactgcCTCGTCGGGACCTAGTTTACTCACAGTCTTCCTTGGAGTGGTGTGTGTCGCAGCACTAATGCTACCTACATTGGGGGAAATGGAATCCCTGGTGCCTCTCTACCTCCACTTAAGTGTGAATCAAAAGTTAGTAGCTGCTTATGTTTTAG GTCTCATCACCATGGTTATTTTGAGAACATGA